Proteins encoded by one window of Monoglobus pectinilyticus:
- a CDS encoding single-stranded DNA-binding protein, translating into MMIIAAGRISTHMWESESGKKNYSTDVTVSEISFGESKKMGQGDNDVPDDMPF; encoded by the coding sequence ATGATGATTATAGCGGCCGGGAGAATTTCTACTCATATGTGGGAATCTGAGAGTGGGAAGAAAAATTATTCCACTGATGTAACAGTAAGCGAGATAAGTTTTGGAGAGAGCAAAAAAATGGGTCAGGGCGATAATGATGTGCCGGATGATATGCCGTTTTAA
- the rpoC gene encoding DNA-directed RNA polymerase subunit beta': protein MGEYQNFEAIKIGLASPEKIREWSRGEVKKPETINYRTLKPEKDGLFCERIFGPQKDWECHCGKYKRVRYKGVVCDRCGVEVTRSKVRRERMGHIELAVPVSHIWYFKGIPSRMGLMLDISPRALEKVLYFAAYIVIDPGNTGLMKNQILTEKEYTENREKYGDMFRAGMGAESILEMLREIDLEELYQELKNDLEGAKGQKKIRTVRRLEVVEAFRQSGNKPEWMILSVIPVIPPEIRPMVQLDGGRFATSDLNDLYRRVINRNNRLKRLLDLGAPDIIVRNEKRMLQEAVDALIDNGRRGRPVTGPGNRPLKSLSDMLKGKQGRFRQNLLGKRVDYSGRSVIVVGPELKIYQCGLPKKMALELFKPFVMKKLVEDGLAHNIKSAKRMVERVREEVWDVLEDVIADHPVLLNRAPTLHRLGIEAFEPVLVEGKALKLHPLVCTAFNADFDGDQMAVHLPLSAEAQAEARYLMLSANNLIKPQDGKPVTVPTQDMVLGSYYLTLKDDTELGSPREEDGHTVYRVYSSPTEAKLAYINKTVGLHAPIKVRVTKEIDGRTESAIIDATVGRLIFNEKIPQDLGFVDRTDPDKRFNLEIGDEVLKKPDAKNIIGDNVEPGVDKKLLGKIINASIKVHGITETATLLDDVKAMGYKYSTIGAITVGVSDMEIPKEKKQYLLEAEEEIDKVVKNFRRGLLTDDERYQKVINIWNSTSDKVTKALMDNLKQLNPIYMMANSGARGSVNQIRQLAAMRGLMADTSGRTIEIPIRANFREGLTVLEYFISTHGARKGLTDTALRTADSGYLTRRLVDVSQDVIVREHDCGTDDGIIVSDIMDGNEVIEPMADRLEGRTIIGDLVSPETGELIAADGDMITHDKAAEIVKSGIKEVKIRSVVKCRSKVGICSKCYGMNLATAKPVDIGEAVGIIAAQSIGEPGTQLTMRTFHAGGVAQGDDITQGLPRVEELFEARKPKGVAIVTEGAGTVHLSEAKQKREIIVTNQETGEAFTYLIPFGSRIKVREGQEVEAGDPITEGSLNPHDIMAIKGETAVQNYFIQEVQRVYRLQGVDINDKHIEVIVRQMMHKVKIENPGDTGLLTGSLINIYDLEKINDKVIAEGKEPAEYSVQLMGITKAALATESFLSAASFQETTRVLTDAAIKGKTDPLVGLKENVIIGKLVPAGTGMPIYNNIDVYASYGAVASDNNSLLDLDAED from the coding sequence ATGGGAGAATATCAAAATTTTGAAGCAATCAAAATCGGACTTGCTTCACCTGAAAAAATCAGGGAATGGTCCAGAGGTGAAGTAAAGAAGCCGGAAACTATAAACTACAGAACACTGAAACCTGAAAAAGACGGTTTGTTCTGTGAAAGAATATTCGGACCGCAGAAGGACTGGGAGTGTCATTGCGGTAAGTACAAGAGAGTTCGTTATAAGGGCGTTGTTTGTGACCGATGCGGAGTTGAGGTTACAAGAAGCAAGGTAAGGCGTGAGCGTATGGGACATATTGAGCTGGCTGTCCCGGTTTCACATATTTGGTATTTTAAAGGAATACCGTCTCGTATGGGATTAATGCTTGATATTTCTCCGCGCGCGCTTGAGAAAGTGCTGTATTTTGCCGCTTATATAGTTATTGATCCGGGCAATACCGGACTTATGAAAAATCAAATACTGACTGAGAAGGAATATACAGAAAACCGTGAGAAATACGGTGATATGTTCCGTGCCGGTATGGGAGCTGAATCAATACTTGAAATGCTCCGTGAAATTGATCTTGAGGAACTATATCAGGAACTCAAGAATGATTTGGAAGGCGCAAAGGGTCAGAAAAAAATCAGAACTGTAAGACGTCTTGAGGTCGTTGAAGCTTTCAGACAGTCAGGAAATAAGCCTGAGTGGATGATTTTATCGGTTATTCCTGTTATACCGCCTGAAATTAGACCAATGGTTCAGCTGGACGGCGGAAGATTTGCAACCAGTGACTTGAATGACCTTTACCGACGCGTTATAAACAGAAATAACAGACTGAAACGTCTGCTTGATTTGGGCGCTCCTGATATTATTGTCAGAAACGAGAAGAGAATGCTTCAGGAGGCGGTTGACGCATTAATTGATAACGGAAGACGCGGCAGACCTGTTACCGGACCCGGAAACAGACCGCTCAAGTCTTTGTCAGATATGCTTAAAGGTAAGCAGGGACGTTTCCGTCAGAACCTTTTGGGAAAACGTGTTGACTATTCAGGCCGTTCAGTTATCGTTGTAGGACCGGAGCTAAAGATTTATCAGTGCGGACTTCCTAAAAAGATGGCTTTGGAATTGTTTAAGCCATTTGTTATGAAGAAGCTGGTAGAAGACGGGCTTGCTCATAATATAAAATCTGCAAAGAGAATGGTAGAGCGCGTCCGTGAAGAAGTTTGGGATGTACTTGAGGATGTAATTGCAGACCATCCGGTTCTTCTGAACCGTGCGCCAACACTTCATAGGCTGGGTATTGAAGCCTTTGAGCCTGTGTTGGTTGAAGGTAAGGCTCTGAAGCTTCACCCTCTTGTTTGTACTGCGTTTAACGCTGACTTTGACGGTGACCAAATGGCTGTTCACCTTCCGCTTTCAGCAGAAGCCCAGGCTGAGGCAAGATACTTGATGCTGTCAGCAAACAACCTGATAAAGCCTCAGGACGGTAAGCCGGTTACGGTTCCGACTCAGGATATGGTTTTGGGTTCGTATTACCTTACTCTTAAAGATGATACCGAGCTTGGATCTCCGAGAGAAGAGGACGGTCATACTGTATATAGGGTATACAGTTCTCCTACAGAGGCAAAGCTGGCTTATATAAATAAGACAGTAGGTCTGCACGCTCCTATAAAGGTACGCGTTACAAAAGAGATAGACGGCAGGACAGAGAGCGCTATAATAGACGCTACTGTCGGAAGACTGATATTCAATGAAAAAATCCCTCAGGATTTGGGATTTGTAGACAGAACCGACCCTGATAAGAGATTTAATCTCGAAATCGGAGATGAAGTTCTCAAAAAACCTGACGCTAAAAATATCATCGGCGACAACGTTGAACCCGGTGTTGATAAAAAGCTGTTAGGTAAGATTATTAACGCCAGCATAAAGGTGCATGGCATAACTGAAACAGCTACTTTGCTTGACGATGTTAAAGCAATGGGATATAAGTATTCTACGATTGGCGCTATAACTGTAGGCGTTTCGGATATGGAAATTCCTAAAGAAAAGAAACAGTATCTGCTCGAAGCGGAAGAGGAAATCGATAAGGTTGTTAAGAACTTTAGGCGCGGACTTCTTACCGATGACGAGAGATATCAGAAGGTAATCAATATTTGGAACTCTACATCAGATAAGGTTACAAAGGCGCTTATGGATAACCTTAAACAGCTTAATCCGATTTATATGATGGCTAATTCAGGAGCCCGCGGAAGCGTTAACCAGATTCGTCAGCTTGCAGCTATGCGTGGTCTTATGGCTGATACGTCGGGAAGAACAATAGAGATTCCTATTAGAGCTAATTTCCGTGAGGGACTTACAGTGCTTGAATACTTTATCTCTACTCACGGAGCGAGAAAAGGTTTGACAGATACAGCGCTCAGAACAGCCGATTCAGGTTATCTGACCAGACGTTTGGTTGACGTGTCTCAGGATGTTATTGTTCGTGAGCATGACTGCGGTACGGATGACGGAATTATTGTTTCAGATATAATGGACGGTAATGAAGTTATAGAGCCAATGGCAGACAGACTTGAGGGAAGAACTATAATCGGCGACCTCGTTTCTCCTGAAACGGGCGAACTTATTGCTGCTGACGGCGATATGATAACTCATGATAAGGCGGCTGAAATAGTTAAGTCAGGAATAAAAGAAGTTAAGATACGTTCTGTGGTTAAATGCCGCAGTAAGGTTGGTATTTGTTCTAAGTGTTACGGTATGAACCTTGCTACTGCGAAGCCGGTTGATATAGGCGAAGCAGTTGGTATAATTGCCGCCCAGTCTATCGGTGAGCCGGGTACACAGCTGACAATGAGAACGTTCCACGCCGGCGGTGTTGCTCAGGGCGATGATATTACACAGGGTCTTCCGCGTGTCGAGGAGCTTTTTGAGGCTAGAAAGCCTAAGGGTGTCGCTATCGTTACAGAGGGAGCAGGAACTGTTCATCTTAGCGAAGCTAAACAAAAGCGTGAGATTATTGTGACTAATCAGGAGACTGGTGAAGCCTTTACGTATCTGATACCGTTTGGTTCCAGAATAAAGGTTCGCGAAGGTCAGGAAGTCGAGGCCGGCGATCCAATCACAGAAGGTTCGCTTAACCCGCATGACATTATGGCTATAAAAGGCGAGACCGCTGTACAGAATTACTTTATACAAGAGGTTCAGCGTGTTTATCGTCTGCAGGGTGTTGATATCAACGATAAGCATATCGAAGTTATCGTTCGTCAGATGATGCATAAAGTTAAGATTGAAAATCCCGGAGACACAGGATTGCTTACAGGTTCGTTAATCAATATATACGACCTTGAGAAAATTAATGATAAGGTTATTGCTGAAGGAAAAGAACCGGCTGAGTATTCAGTTCAGTTAATGGGTATTACAAAAGCCGCTCTTGCTACAGAATCATTCTTATCGGCGGCTTCCTTCCAGGAAACTACCAGAGTTCTTACAGACGCGGCTATTAAAGGAAAGACAGACCCGCTTGTGGGACTTAAGGAAAATGTTATTATCGGTAAGCTTGTTCCTGCCGGAACCGGAATGCCTATATATAATAATATTGATGTTTATGCAAGCTATGGCGCGGTTGCTTCTGACAATAATTCATTGTTGGATTTGGACGCTGAAGACTAA
- a CDS encoding ArsR/SmtB family transcription factor, translating to MTEDEKNARIFKAFCDSNRLKILGLLQSGEKCACKLLEELNIGQPTLSHHMKVLCDAEIVAGRKEGKWTYYSFNPEGVNHAKELLNQITTVTGSTQCSRNY from the coding sequence ATGACAGAAGATGAAAAAAACGCAAGGATATTCAAAGCTTTTTGCGACTCAAATAGATTGAAAATTTTAGGCTTGCTGCAAAGCGGAGAAAAGTGTGCGTGCAAATTATTGGAAGAACTTAATATCGGGCAGCCAACTTTATCACATCACATGAAAGTTCTATGCGACGCAGAAATAGTTGCAGGGCGCAAGGAAGGAAAATGGACGTATTATTCCTTTAATCCGGAAGGCGTTAATCATGCAAAAGAATTGCTTAATCAAATTACAACGGTAACAGGCAGCACTCAATGCAGCCGTAATTACTGA
- a CDS encoding thioredoxin family protein, producing MALFGKKRKKEETASCCGNCNAESMAQAEQAKTEGASVKILGSGCTKCNQLETAVKAALEQLNMDASIDHITDFSQIAAYGVMTTPALVVDGKVVSYGKVLKVDEAVKILNRVRS from the coding sequence ATGGCACTTTTTGGAAAGAAAAGAAAAAAAGAAGAAACCGCCTCCTGCTGCGGTAATTGCAATGCTGAAAGTATGGCACAGGCTGAACAAGCAAAAACAGAGGGGGCAAGCGTTAAAATTTTAGGAAGCGGCTGCACGAAATGCAATCAGCTTGAAACTGCTGTAAAGGCAGCGTTAGAGCAGCTTAACATGGATGCGTCTATTGACCATATTACCGATTTTTCACAGATTGCAGCTTATGGAGTAATGACTACCCCGGCTCTTGTCGTGGACGGAAAGGTTGTGTCTTATGGAAAGGTGCTCAAGGTCGATGAAGCAGTTAAAATTTTGAATAGAGTTAGGAGTTAA
- a CDS encoding RNA polymerase sigma factor, with protein sequence MHALDCNIENLVNKYGDTVYRLAFSYMKSKQDAEDVSQDVFIKLFEYNGKFENEKHEKLWIMRVTSNICKNKLKLFWRRNICSIDEVQEHPYYDEYSSENLVYKSVISLPAKYSTVIHLFYYEGYKTTQIAEITGQKESTVRSLLHRAREKLKPILKEMYDFE encoded by the coding sequence TTGCACGCGTTAGATTGTAATATTGAAAATCTCGTTAACAAGTATGGCGATACAGTTTACAGACTTGCGTTTTCATATATGAAAAGCAAGCAGGACGCCGAAGATGTTTCTCAGGATGTATTTATAAAATTATTCGAATATAACGGGAAATTTGAAAATGAAAAACATGAAAAACTTTGGATAATGAGAGTGACGTCCAACATCTGCAAGAATAAATTAAAACTATTTTGGCGCAGAAACATCTGCTCTATAGATGAAGTTCAGGAGCACCCATATTATGATGAATACAGTTCAGAGAATTTAGTATACAAATCTGTTATAAGCCTGCCCGCTAAATACAGTACCGTTATACATCTTTTCTATTATGAGGGATATAAGACAACACAAATAGCCGAGATAACAGGACAAAAAGAATCGACGGTCCGTTCTCTTTTACACAGAGCCAGAGAAAAGCTGAAACCAATACTAAAGGAGATGTATGATTTTGAGTAA
- a CDS encoding zinc ribbon domain-containing protein, with amino-acid sequence MRCFNCGAEIEPNSVACPRCGAGVRRPNADLTAEQPPLRQPGYNMRPNQPPRGMTPLYSEPIGQPVSVLRWVGRMFLPWIPIVGGLVYFIMIIVWACGDKFDETSKNWAIASIIMIAFNLLVTIVIFCIFYAVFMALFNDASVQRDLQMFFDSVPYNI; translated from the coding sequence ATGAGATGTTTTAATTGCGGCGCGGAGATAGAGCCAAACTCTGTTGCGTGTCCGAGGTGCGGCGCAGGCGTGCGCAGGCCAAATGCTGATTTGACGGCGGAACAGCCGCCTTTGCGTCAGCCGGGATATAATATGAGACCAAACCAGCCTCCGAGAGGAATGACGCCGCTTTACAGTGAACCAATAGGTCAGCCCGTATCGGTACTAAGATGGGTAGGACGTATGTTTCTGCCATGGATACCTATTGTTGGCGGTTTGGTTTATTTTATAATGATAATTGTATGGGCATGCGGTGATAAGTTTGATGAAACGTCAAAGAACTGGGCTATTGCTTCTATTATTATGATAGCTTTCAATTTGCTGGTTACAATAGTTATATTTTGTATTTTTTATGCGGTATTTATGGCGTTGTTTAACGATGCGTCTGTTCAAAGGGATTTACAGATGTTCTTTGATTCGGTGCCATATAATATATAA
- a CDS encoding permease yields MCKWIGGFFLQIIISILNFFQDQVLGMKWLNAVIGSGLSAVGLDLESKVGASIQFFIYDTIKITVLLCVLIYLISYIQSYFPPERSKRILGRFHGVGANIAAALLGTVTPFCSCSSIPLFIGFTSAGLPLGVTFSFLISSPMVDLGSLVLLMSIFGSKIAAVYVLVGLVIAVAGGTIIEKLHMEKHVEQYIKTAGSVDIEAPDLTKRERLKFALEQVSATFKKVFPYILVGVGIGAFIHNWIPQTWIETALGSSNPFSVILATLVGVPMYADIFGTIPVAEALFAKGAQLGAILSFMMAVTTLSLPSLIMLRKAVKPKLLALFIGICAGGIIIVGYLFNIFHYFLV; encoded by the coding sequence ATGTGTAAATGGATTGGAGGGTTTTTCTTGCAGATTATTATATCTATATTGAATTTTTTTCAAGATCAAGTGTTAGGCATGAAATGGCTGAATGCGGTGATCGGCAGCGGTTTGTCCGCCGTTGGTCTTGATCTTGAAAGCAAGGTTGGCGCAAGTATTCAGTTTTTCATTTACGATACAATTAAGATTACTGTTTTGCTTTGCGTACTTATTTATCTGATTTCCTATATCCAAAGCTATTTTCCGCCGGAAAGAAGCAAACGGATATTAGGGCGTTTTCATGGAGTAGGTGCAAATATTGCCGCCGCCTTGCTTGGAACGGTTACTCCGTTTTGTTCATGTTCTTCTATACCGCTTTTCATCGGCTTTACAAGCGCCGGTCTTCCTTTGGGCGTAACATTTTCTTTTCTAATATCGTCCCCTATGGTTGATCTCGGCTCTCTCGTTTTGTTAATGAGCATATTCGGATCAAAAATTGCTGCCGTTTATGTTCTTGTCGGTTTAGTTATAGCTGTCGCAGGAGGTACAATCATTGAAAAACTGCACATGGAAAAACATGTTGAACAGTATATCAAAACAGCTGGAAGCGTAGATATTGAAGCCCCGGATTTAACAAAAAGGGAACGATTGAAGTTTGCGCTGGAGCAGGTTTCTGCTACTTTCAAAAAAGTTTTTCCTTATATTCTTGTTGGCGTCGGTATTGGTGCATTTATTCACAACTGGATACCGCAGACTTGGATTGAAACAGCTCTGGGCAGCAGCAATCCTTTCTCGGTGATTTTGGCAACGCTTGTCGGTGTACCTATGTATGCGGATATTTTTGGCACAATTCCTGTCGCTGAAGCTCTGTTTGCCAAAGGTGCTCAGCTTGGCGCAATCTTATCTTTTATGATGGCGGTTACTACTTTGTCCTTGCCGTCTCTCATAATGCTGCGGAAGGCAGTAAAGCCCAAACTGCTTGCTCTTTTTATTGGTATCTGCGCAGGCGGAATTATCATTGTTGGTTATTTGTTTAATATATTTCACTATTTTTTGGTTTAA
- a CDS encoding DUF4373 domain-containing protein has translation MGKEAFDFFPLDVHLSDKMELIEAEFGLIGFAVIVKLWMRIYGSRGYYCEFDEEVALMFSHKTGVGVNAVSEILNAAFKRGIFDRTLYEKYKILTSKGIQERCMKMCSRRKRFEVEKKYLLISVPISLENVYIKGENVDISEENVYIFTQSKVKERKVKESKVNKIPAVPEESKKQKHKYGKYKNVLLTDEEIKQLREKLPNDWEKWIETFSEGLELKGYKYNNHYLAILQWEERNRRKETGIRKSKFNNYIDTNKTDYEGLEKKLLDNMLGEQR, from the coding sequence ATGGGAAAAGAAGCATTTGATTTCTTTCCTTTAGACGTGCATCTTAGTGATAAGATGGAGCTTATAGAAGCAGAATTCGGGTTAATAGGGTTTGCGGTAATCGTTAAGCTGTGGATGAGAATATACGGCAGCAGAGGTTATTACTGTGAATTTGATGAAGAGGTTGCATTGATGTTTTCCCACAAAACAGGGGTTGGTGTCAATGCCGTTTCTGAAATATTGAACGCAGCATTTAAAAGAGGTATTTTTGACAGGACGCTGTATGAGAAGTACAAAATTCTAACATCAAAAGGGATACAGGAAAGATGTATGAAAATGTGCTCAAGAAGGAAGCGTTTTGAAGTCGAGAAAAAATACCTTTTAATTAGTGTACCCATTAGCCTTGAAAATGTATACATAAAGGGCGAAAATGTTGACATTTCTGAAGAAAATGTATACATTTTTACACAAAGTAAAGTAAAGGAAAGAAAAGTAAAGGAAAGTAAAGTAAATAAAATACCGGCCGTGCCTGAAGAGAGCAAAAAACAAAAACACAAGTATGGAAAATATAAGAATGTGTTATTAACAGACGAAGAGATTAAACAGCTGAGAGAAAAACTTCCTAATGACTGGGAGAAGTGGATAGAGACATTTTCGGAAGGCCTGGAGCTTAAGGGATATAAGTATAATAATCATTATCTAGCCATACTCCAGTGGGAGGAGAGGAACAGGCGGAAAGAAACCGGAATCAGAAAAAGCAAGTTTAATAATTATATTGACACTAACAAAACTGATTATGAAGGTTTAGAAAAGAAATTACTTGATAACATGTTAGGGGAACAGCGATGA
- a CDS encoding DUF4367 domain-containing protein: MSKKYNDAMDKIVMSDELKNKIILQAKNQKKYTPKIYYIRRAAGIAACLVLTVTSIIVFKSNPNIQNTAFDYSSQYTEPPTVNHSIIPYNNSREENSGDSNQINSEQEYNNEISNSPNNSGIKSWHASAVKPKDFSDNPRYTENNSSYINGQNQFDNTPINPEDENNSNIIPPVQNDNTDDNQIDNSSSGEVSSGSPMQSANSIDELRKIAAFDFSVPKYIPDGYRPYDFSLIFGSVVQIKYNSKNDCMTYRTGPGKAGSEGDYNIYDKEEQVEVGEKSVVLKSNDDIYQSAVWEDDSMSYSVRSENGIEKEELTKTVDSVDSASKTTPTEEEPLSNQEIKLSEDSESNQANSNNEASNLSRVEMTDYTDNEEAAETTKSADNNPNNSNESDVFENELSE; the protein is encoded by the coding sequence TTGAGTAAAAAATATAATGACGCAATGGACAAAATAGTTATGTCCGACGAACTAAAAAACAAAATAATCTTACAGGCAAAAAATCAAAAGAAATACACCCCCAAAATATACTATATACGCCGCGCGGCCGGGATTGCCGCATGTTTGGTTTTAACGGTTACATCTATAATAGTTTTTAAATCAAATCCCAATATTCAAAACACGGCGTTTGATTATTCTTCACAGTACACAGAACCGCCGACTGTTAATCATAGTATTATTCCATACAACAATTCAAGGGAAGAAAACTCCGGCGATTCTAACCAAATAAATAGTGAGCAGGAATACAACAATGAAATCTCTAACAGCCCCAATAATTCAGGCATTAAATCCTGGCACGCCAGCGCTGTAAAACCAAAAGATTTTTCTGATAATCCACGTTATACTGAAAACAACTCTAGTTATATAAACGGACAAAATCAATTTGACAACACTCCTATAAATCCGGAAGATGAAAACAATTCAAATATTATACCGCCAGTCCAAAACGACAATACTGATGATAATCAAATAGATAACAGCAGCTCAGGAGAGGTTTCAAGCGGAAGTCCTATGCAGTCTGCAAACAGTATTGACGAACTGAGAAAAATTGCTGCTTTTGATTTTTCTGTACCGAAATATATACCCGACGGCTACCGTCCATACGACTTTTCTTTAATATTCGGCAGCGTAGTACAAATAAAATATAATAGTAAAAATGACTGTATGACATATAGAACAGGACCGGGAAAAGCCGGAAGCGAGGGAGATTATAATATTTATGATAAAGAAGAACAGGTTGAAGTAGGAGAAAAATCCGTAGTTTTAAAATCTAATGATGATATATATCAATCCGCTGTATGGGAGGACGACAGTATGTCTTATTCTGTCAGAAGTGAAAACGGTATTGAAAAAGAAGAATTGACAAAAACGGTTGACAGCGTTGATAGTGCATCAAAAACAACCCCAACTGAAGAAGAACCTCTCTCAAATCAAGAGATTAAATTATCAGAAGATTCTGAATCAAATCAAGCAAATTCCAATAACGAAGCGTCTAATTTATCAAGAGTAGAAATGACAGATTATACAGATAACGAAGAAGCAGCAGAAACTACAAAGTCCGCAGATAATAATCCGAATAATAGCAATGAAAGCGATGTTTTCGAAAACGAATTATCAGAATAA
- a CDS encoding stalk domain-containing protein codes for MKNKKITAAVLAGALSLSLTTAVLADADPIDSGVPLLVSTQACPANVLINNEQIPANIYENNGQLMVPVRLIGEKLGFKIEWIEEENAVFLDNGEKNTTVYIGLDSYYTASSTAIGMSAPSSLGAAPELLNDTTYVPLKLFELLDDISVNIDNNTITITRNDNSDKEDNSLVQIPNPIIEYNTVDEAKASLGIDASIPTALPAGYELSKITTISNTALDLTYVNGESELSYRTAKSLEDISGDYNTYEFTKTAEINGYEISYSGNGQKVHNAKWNNGEFSFSIYADNGITFDELKSMIESII; via the coding sequence ATGAAGAACAAAAAAATCACAGCTGCAGTACTTGCAGGAGCATTATCTTTGTCATTGACAACAGCCGTACTGGCAGACGCTGACCCTATTGACAGCGGAGTACCGCTGCTGGTTTCAACACAAGCCTGCCCCGCAAACGTTTTAATAAACAACGAACAAATCCCCGCAAATATCTATGAAAATAATGGTCAGCTAATGGTGCCCGTTCGTTTAATCGGAGAAAAGCTTGGATTTAAAATTGAATGGATTGAGGAAGAAAACGCTGTATTTTTAGATAACGGTGAAAAAAATACAACTGTCTATATTGGGCTTGACAGTTATTACACCGCTAGTTCCACAGCTATAGGTATGTCGGCTCCATCATCGCTTGGGGCAGCTCCCGAATTATTGAATGATACAACTTACGTACCACTAAAGCTATTTGAACTGCTTGATGATATAAGTGTAAATATTGATAATAATACTATCACTATAACTAGAAATGACAATTCAGATAAAGAAGATAATTCATTGGTTCAGATTCCAAATCCTATTATAGAATATAACACTGTAGACGAAGCAAAAGCCAGTCTGGGAATTGACGCTTCCATTCCAACAGCGCTGCCGGCAGGCTATGAGTTATCTAAAATAACAACCATTTCAAATACCGCACTTGATTTGACATACGTAAACGGCGAAAGCGAACTCAGTTACAGAACCGCCAAAAGCCTGGAAGATATATCCGGCGACTATAATACATATGAATTTACAAAAACTGCAGAAATAAACGGATATGAAATATCTTACAGCGGAAACGGTCAAAAAGTGCACAATGCAAAATGGAACAACGGTGAGTTCAGTTTTTCAATATATGCGGATAACGGTATAACTTTTGATGAGCTTAAATCAATGATTGAAAGTATTATATAA
- a CDS encoding RusA family crossover junction endodeoxyribonuclease, giving the protein MIKFTISGRLPSLNDYINVCRHNKYKAAAFKKRIDTQIISEIRKQRIGKAKTPAYIEFLWVEKDRRRDLDNIYSGKKYILDALQTAGVIPNDSQKYVMGLVDMIAFDKANPRVEVTICSVDV; this is encoded by the coding sequence ATGATAAAATTCACGATAAGCGGAAGGCTGCCGAGCCTTAATGATTATATCAACGTATGCAGACATAACAAATATAAGGCGGCGGCATTTAAGAAGCGGATTGATACTCAGATAATTTCTGAGATACGGAAACAGCGGATAGGCAAAGCGAAAACGCCGGCATACATAGAATTTTTATGGGTTGAGAAAGACAGAAGGAGAGACCTTGACAATATATACTCGGGTAAAAAGTATATATTAGACGCGCTGCAGACCGCCGGAGTTATACCAAACGACAGTCAGAAGTACGTTATGGGTTTGGTGGATATGATTGCTTTTGACAAAGCAAACCCCAGGGTGGAGGTTACGATTTGCAGTGTGGATGTTTAA
- a CDS encoding DUF4867 family protein: MSLVIKSVNDKEFAQYGRVVEGIEFSRLLDKLKNTTPAPADEVIYVPGDSNLESMPEAELLSNNIYGGMPIQIGYCNGTNTKLNCLEYHRDSEIDIAADDVVLLLGRQQDAMGDSYDTGLVEAFLCPAGTAVELYTTTLHYAPCSGKLGDSFRVIIVLPKGTNSEKPDIEIKNDEDKRLFARNKWLIAHPESSEADNGAVVCLKGENIDIAELI; the protein is encoded by the coding sequence ATGAGTTTAGTTATAAAATCGGTTAATGATAAAGAGTTTGCTCAGTATGGAAGAGTGGTAGAAGGTATAGAGTTCAGCCGGCTTCTTGATAAACTTAAAAACACAACTCCGGCGCCTGCTGATGAGGTCATTTATGTGCCGGGAGATAGTAATTTGGAATCTATGCCGGAAGCGGAGTTGCTCAGCAACAATATATACGGCGGTATGCCGATTCAAATTGGGTATTGTAATGGAACAAACACAAAGCTGAACTGCCTGGAATATCATAGGGACAGCGAAATAGATATTGCCGCTGATGATGTGGTTCTTCTTTTGGGAAGACAGCAGGACGCTATGGGCGATAGCTATGACACTGGATTGGTTGAGGCTTTTTTGTGTCCTGCAGGCACGGCGGTTGAACTTTATACAACCACACTGCATTATGCTCCGTGCAGCGGAAAACTAGGAGATTCGTTTAGAGTTATTATAGTTTTGCCGAAAGGAACTAACAGCGAAAAGCCTGATATAGAAATTAAAAATGATGAGGACAAGAGACTGTTTGCTAGAAACAAATGGCTTATTGCGCATCCTGAATCCTCTGAGGCTGATAATGGAGCTGTTGTGTGTCTCAAAGGCGAAAATATAGATATTGCGGAATTAATCTAA